Proteins co-encoded in one Arachis hypogaea cultivar Tifrunner chromosome 11, arahy.Tifrunner.gnm2.J5K5, whole genome shotgun sequence genomic window:
- the LOC112719817 gene encoding cysteine-rich receptor-like protein kinase 3 isoform X2, which translates to MLQLKIVTITAIWWWCTWHDDLHGAVVVVADPQTNLINKGCSSYSLNGTDLKNLHANVNGTVSTMRGEITGSGKYFGTSQETRGEVATYALFQCRDYLSQSDCVACFDAAAVQNRNCSDGSNGARVTFDGCFLRYDSDMFYDKTTEPGNDGVLCGSMPTSETATTFGATVTQALKNLQLATPRIKGFFAATKTLVASGGGSVYAVAQCVETATESSCLDCLTFGFVNLKSNCIPNIDGRAYNAGCFMRYSNLPFFSDNQTIDITPYLKQGGSSNKWGIIGGVGGGIALFVIISIALFVWYKRSNNKKEEVHRGDILGATELKGPINYSYNDLKAATENFSENNKLGEGGFGDVYKGILENGKVVAVKKLILSQSKKMKDDFETEVKLISNVHHRNLLRLLGCCNKGQERILVYEYMANKSLDKFLFGTARGLTYLHEEFHVSIIHRDIKTSNILLDDEFQPKIADFGLARLLPRDQSHLSTRFAGTMGYTAPEYAIHGQLSEKTDVYSYGIVVLEIISGKKCTEVKIGIDNGQEYLLQQAWKLYEQGRHIELVDESINPNEYDKEEVKKIIEIALLCTQASATMRPAMSKVVILLSSNNKGLFENIQPSMPTFIESTLKAPEDDIFATNNNSSTPTNSTVSGR; encoded by the exons ATGCTACAACTCAAGATAGTGACCATAACCGCGATCTGGTGGTGGTGCACATGGCATGATGATCTTCACGGTGCAGTTGTTGTTGTTGCAGATCCACAAACAAATCTAATAAACAAAGGGTGCAGTTCATACTCGCTAAACGGAACAGACTTGAAGAATTTACATGCCAATGTGAACGGAACTGTTTCAACGATGAGGGGAGAGATAACGGGAAGTGGAAAGTATTTTGGAACATCACAAGAAACAAGGGGAGAGGTAGCAACTTATGCTCTCTTTCAGTGCAGAGATTACCTCTCTCAGAGCGATTGCGTCGCTTGCTTCGACGCCGCCGCCGTGCAGAACCGCAACTGTTCCGATGGTAGTAATGGCGCCAGAGTCACCTTTGACGGATGTTTTCTaag ATATGACAGTGATATGTTCTACGACAAGACCACAGAACCTGGGAACGATGGTGTATTATGTGGGAGCATGCCAACATCGGAAACAGCTACTACTTTTGGTGCAACTGTAACTCAGGCTCTGAAGAATCTCCAATTAGCAACACCAAGAATCAAAGGCTTCTTTGCTGCCACTAAAACACTAGTAGCTAGTGGCGGCGGTTCGGTGTATGCTGTCGCGCAATGTGTTGAAACCGCCACTGAAAGCTCTTGCTTGGATTGCTTGACTTTTGGATTTGTTAACTTGAAGAGTAATTGCATTCCCAACATTGATGGTAGGGCTTATAATGCAGGGTGCTTTATGAGATATTCAAATTTACCCTTCTTTTCTGATAACCAAACCATTGACATCACTCCCTATTTAAAACAAG GAGGTTCAAGCAATAAATGGGGCATTATTGGTGGTGTTGGGGGAGGCATTGCTCTTTTTGTGATCATCTCCATTGCATTATTTGTCTGGTATAAACGATCCAACAACAAAAAGGAAGAGGTTCATAGAG gTGATATATTGGGGGCAACTGAATTGAAAGGTCCAATTAATTACAGCTATAATGATTTGAAAGCTGCAACAGAAAATTTCAGTGAAAATAATAAACTTGGAGAAGGAGGCTTTGGCGATGTATACAAG GGAATTCTGGAAAATGGAAAAGTTGTGGCAGTCAAGAAATTGATTCTAAGCCAATCCAAGAAGATGAAGGATGATTTTGAAACTGAAGTAAAACTTATAAGCAATGTGCATCATCGAAACCTTCTTAGACTTCTTGGATGTTGCAATAAAGGCCAAGAGAGAATCCTTGTTTATGAGTATATGGCAAATAAGAGCCTTGATAAATTCTTATTTG GTACAGCTAGGGGCTTGACATACTTACACGaagaatttcatgtttctattATACATCGAGATATAAAAACTAGTAATATTCTTTTGGAcgatgaatttcaacccaaaatTGCTGATTTCGGATTAGCCAGACTTTTACCTAGAGATCAATCTCATCTTAGCACAAGATTTGCTGGAACAAT GGGATACACTGCACCTGAATATGCTATTCATGGTCAATTATCAGAAAAAACCGATGTTTATAGCTATGGAATTGTGGTTCTAGAAATTATAAGTGGTAAAAAATGTACCGAAGTGAAGATTGGTATTGACAATGGCCAAGAATACCTTCTTCAACAA GCATGGAAACTATATGAACAAGGCAGGCACATTGAGTTAGTGGATGAAAGCATAAACCCTAATGAGTATGATAAAGAAGAAgtaaagaaaataatagaaattgCTTTGTTGTGCACTCAAGCATCAGCCACAATGAGACCAGCAATGTCTAAAGTAGTAATCTTACTTAGTAGCAATAATAAGGGCTTATTTGAGAATATTCAACCTTCAATGCCTACTTTTATTGAGTCAACTTTAAAGGCCCCGGAAGATGATATCTTTGCCACAAATAATAATTCCTCTACACCAACTAATTCTACAGTATCAggtagatga
- the LOC112719817 gene encoding cysteine-rich receptor-like protein kinase 43 isoform X3 has product MLQLKIVTITAIWWWCTWHDDLHGAVVVVADPQTNLINKGCSSYSLNGTDLKNLHANVNGTVSTMRGEITGSGKYFGTSQETRGEVATYALFQCRDYLSQSDCVACFDAAAVQNRNCSDGSNGARVTFDGCFLRYDSDMFYDKTTEPGNDGVLCGSMPTSETATTFGATVTQALKNLQLATPRIKGFFAATKTLVASGGGSVYAVAQCVETATESSCLDCLTFGFVNLKSNCIPNIDGGSSNKWGIIGGVGGGIALFVIISIALFVWYKRSNNKKEEVHRGDILGATELKGPINYSYNDLKAATENFSENNKLGEGGFGDVYKGILENGKVVAVKKLILSQSKKMKDDFETEVKLISNVHHRNLLRLLGCCNKGQERILVYEYMANKSLDKFLFGDKKGFLNWRQRFDIIIGTARGLTYLHEEFHVSIIHRDIKTSNILLDDEFQPKIADFGLARLLPRDQSHLSTRFAGTMGYTAPEYAIHGQLSEKTDVYSYGIVVLEIISGKKCTEVKIGIDNGQEYLLQQAWKLYEQGRHIELVDESINPNEYDKEEVKKIIEIALLCTQASATMRPAMSKVVILLSSNNKGLFENIQPSMPTFIESTLKAPEDDIFATNNNSSTPTNSTVSGR; this is encoded by the exons ATGCTACAACTCAAGATAGTGACCATAACCGCGATCTGGTGGTGGTGCACATGGCATGATGATCTTCACGGTGCAGTTGTTGTTGTTGCAGATCCACAAACAAATCTAATAAACAAAGGGTGCAGTTCATACTCGCTAAACGGAACAGACTTGAAGAATTTACATGCCAATGTGAACGGAACTGTTTCAACGATGAGGGGAGAGATAACGGGAAGTGGAAAGTATTTTGGAACATCACAAGAAACAAGGGGAGAGGTAGCAACTTATGCTCTCTTTCAGTGCAGAGATTACCTCTCTCAGAGCGATTGCGTCGCTTGCTTCGACGCCGCCGCCGTGCAGAACCGCAACTGTTCCGATGGTAGTAATGGCGCCAGAGTCACCTTTGACGGATGTTTTCTaag ATATGACAGTGATATGTTCTACGACAAGACCACAGAACCTGGGAACGATGGTGTATTATGTGGGAGCATGCCAACATCGGAAACAGCTACTACTTTTGGTGCAACTGTAACTCAGGCTCTGAAGAATCTCCAATTAGCAACACCAAGAATCAAAGGCTTCTTTGCTGCCACTAAAACACTAGTAGCTAGTGGCGGCGGTTCGGTGTATGCTGTCGCGCAATGTGTTGAAACCGCCACTGAAAGCTCTTGCTTGGATTGCTTGACTTTTGGATTTGTTAACTTGAAGAGTAATTGCATTCCCAACATTGATG GAGGTTCAAGCAATAAATGGGGCATTATTGGTGGTGTTGGGGGAGGCATTGCTCTTTTTGTGATCATCTCCATTGCATTATTTGTCTGGTATAAACGATCCAACAACAAAAAGGAAGAGGTTCATAGAG gTGATATATTGGGGGCAACTGAATTGAAAGGTCCAATTAATTACAGCTATAATGATTTGAAAGCTGCAACAGAAAATTTCAGTGAAAATAATAAACTTGGAGAAGGAGGCTTTGGCGATGTATACAAG GGAATTCTGGAAAATGGAAAAGTTGTGGCAGTCAAGAAATTGATTCTAAGCCAATCCAAGAAGATGAAGGATGATTTTGAAACTGAAGTAAAACTTATAAGCAATGTGCATCATCGAAACCTTCTTAGACTTCTTGGATGTTGCAATAAAGGCCAAGAGAGAATCCTTGTTTATGAGTATATGGCAAATAAGAGCCTTGATAAATTCTTATTTG GTGACAAAAAAGGTTTCCTTAATTGGAGGCAACGTTTCGATATAATTATAGGTACAGCTAGGGGCTTGACATACTTACACGaagaatttcatgtttctattATACATCGAGATATAAAAACTAGTAATATTCTTTTGGAcgatgaatttcaacccaaaatTGCTGATTTCGGATTAGCCAGACTTTTACCTAGAGATCAATCTCATCTTAGCACAAGATTTGCTGGAACAAT GGGATACACTGCACCTGAATATGCTATTCATGGTCAATTATCAGAAAAAACCGATGTTTATAGCTATGGAATTGTGGTTCTAGAAATTATAAGTGGTAAAAAATGTACCGAAGTGAAGATTGGTATTGACAATGGCCAAGAATACCTTCTTCAACAA GCATGGAAACTATATGAACAAGGCAGGCACATTGAGTTAGTGGATGAAAGCATAAACCCTAATGAGTATGATAAAGAAGAAgtaaagaaaataatagaaattgCTTTGTTGTGCACTCAAGCATCAGCCACAATGAGACCAGCAATGTCTAAAGTAGTAATCTTACTTAGTAGCAATAATAAGGGCTTATTTGAGAATATTCAACCTTCAATGCCTACTTTTATTGAGTCAACTTTAAAGGCCCCGGAAGATGATATCTTTGCCACAAATAATAATTCCTCTACACCAACTAATTCTACAGTATCAggtagatga
- the LOC112719817 gene encoding cysteine-rich receptor-like protein kinase 3 isoform X1, which yields MLQLKIVTITAIWWWCTWHDDLHGAVVVVADPQTNLINKGCSSYSLNGTDLKNLHANVNGTVSTMRGEITGSGKYFGTSQETRGEVATYALFQCRDYLSQSDCVACFDAAAVQNRNCSDGSNGARVTFDGCFLRYDSDMFYDKTTEPGNDGVLCGSMPTSETATTFGATVTQALKNLQLATPRIKGFFAATKTLVASGGGSVYAVAQCVETATESSCLDCLTFGFVNLKSNCIPNIDGRAYNAGCFMRYSNLPFFSDNQTIDITPYLKQGGSSNKWGIIGGVGGGIALFVIISIALFVWYKRSNNKKEEVHRGDILGATELKGPINYSYNDLKAATENFSENNKLGEGGFGDVYKGILENGKVVAVKKLILSQSKKMKDDFETEVKLISNVHHRNLLRLLGCCNKGQERILVYEYMANKSLDKFLFGDKKGFLNWRQRFDIIIGTARGLTYLHEEFHVSIIHRDIKTSNILLDDEFQPKIADFGLARLLPRDQSHLSTRFAGTMGYTAPEYAIHGQLSEKTDVYSYGIVVLEIISGKKCTEVKIGIDNGQEYLLQQAWKLYEQGRHIELVDESINPNEYDKEEVKKIIEIALLCTQASATMRPAMSKVVILLSSNNKGLFENIQPSMPTFIESTLKAPEDDIFATNNNSSTPTNSTVSGR from the exons ATGCTACAACTCAAGATAGTGACCATAACCGCGATCTGGTGGTGGTGCACATGGCATGATGATCTTCACGGTGCAGTTGTTGTTGTTGCAGATCCACAAACAAATCTAATAAACAAAGGGTGCAGTTCATACTCGCTAAACGGAACAGACTTGAAGAATTTACATGCCAATGTGAACGGAACTGTTTCAACGATGAGGGGAGAGATAACGGGAAGTGGAAAGTATTTTGGAACATCACAAGAAACAAGGGGAGAGGTAGCAACTTATGCTCTCTTTCAGTGCAGAGATTACCTCTCTCAGAGCGATTGCGTCGCTTGCTTCGACGCCGCCGCCGTGCAGAACCGCAACTGTTCCGATGGTAGTAATGGCGCCAGAGTCACCTTTGACGGATGTTTTCTaag ATATGACAGTGATATGTTCTACGACAAGACCACAGAACCTGGGAACGATGGTGTATTATGTGGGAGCATGCCAACATCGGAAACAGCTACTACTTTTGGTGCAACTGTAACTCAGGCTCTGAAGAATCTCCAATTAGCAACACCAAGAATCAAAGGCTTCTTTGCTGCCACTAAAACACTAGTAGCTAGTGGCGGCGGTTCGGTGTATGCTGTCGCGCAATGTGTTGAAACCGCCACTGAAAGCTCTTGCTTGGATTGCTTGACTTTTGGATTTGTTAACTTGAAGAGTAATTGCATTCCCAACATTGATGGTAGGGCTTATAATGCAGGGTGCTTTATGAGATATTCAAATTTACCCTTCTTTTCTGATAACCAAACCATTGACATCACTCCCTATTTAAAACAAG GAGGTTCAAGCAATAAATGGGGCATTATTGGTGGTGTTGGGGGAGGCATTGCTCTTTTTGTGATCATCTCCATTGCATTATTTGTCTGGTATAAACGATCCAACAACAAAAAGGAAGAGGTTCATAGAG gTGATATATTGGGGGCAACTGAATTGAAAGGTCCAATTAATTACAGCTATAATGATTTGAAAGCTGCAACAGAAAATTTCAGTGAAAATAATAAACTTGGAGAAGGAGGCTTTGGCGATGTATACAAG GGAATTCTGGAAAATGGAAAAGTTGTGGCAGTCAAGAAATTGATTCTAAGCCAATCCAAGAAGATGAAGGATGATTTTGAAACTGAAGTAAAACTTATAAGCAATGTGCATCATCGAAACCTTCTTAGACTTCTTGGATGTTGCAATAAAGGCCAAGAGAGAATCCTTGTTTATGAGTATATGGCAAATAAGAGCCTTGATAAATTCTTATTTG GTGACAAAAAAGGTTTCCTTAATTGGAGGCAACGTTTCGATATAATTATAGGTACAGCTAGGGGCTTGACATACTTACACGaagaatttcatgtttctattATACATCGAGATATAAAAACTAGTAATATTCTTTTGGAcgatgaatttcaacccaaaatTGCTGATTTCGGATTAGCCAGACTTTTACCTAGAGATCAATCTCATCTTAGCACAAGATTTGCTGGAACAAT GGGATACACTGCACCTGAATATGCTATTCATGGTCAATTATCAGAAAAAACCGATGTTTATAGCTATGGAATTGTGGTTCTAGAAATTATAAGTGGTAAAAAATGTACCGAAGTGAAGATTGGTATTGACAATGGCCAAGAATACCTTCTTCAACAA GCATGGAAACTATATGAACAAGGCAGGCACATTGAGTTAGTGGATGAAAGCATAAACCCTAATGAGTATGATAAAGAAGAAgtaaagaaaataatagaaattgCTTTGTTGTGCACTCAAGCATCAGCCACAATGAGACCAGCAATGTCTAAAGTAGTAATCTTACTTAGTAGCAATAATAAGGGCTTATTTGAGAATATTCAACCTTCAATGCCTACTTTTATTGAGTCAACTTTAAAGGCCCCGGAAGATGATATCTTTGCCACAAATAATAATTCCTCTACACCAACTAATTCTACAGTATCAggtagatga